In a single window of the Anaerocolumna cellulosilytica genome:
- a CDS encoding PRD domain-containing protein produces the protein MKAIKKINNNVAICEDDNKKELIAFGKGIGFPAMPYQITDLSSISMTFYRMDKSYYKLLEEIPEEVFEVAAMIVKKAQITLNCNLNPNLLPGLADHINFALTRLKKFKKMKMLFSYDVEQLYPTETSLGRYAVKLIQKKLLVKLPESEITNIAMHFVNAEEENINQPSKFDVESLIEVITKEIEQRFEVSIDRKGFNYNRFIMHLRYYLKRLEEKRQFVDDNGVLFEAMKEENPLIYECAIGVSSIIEEKLHAQTTQDETLYLMIHISRIIKNNTIT, from the coding sequence ATGAAGGCAATTAAAAAAATCAATAATAATGTTGCTATATGTGAAGACGATAATAAAAAAGAATTGATTGCCTTTGGTAAAGGAATTGGATTCCCGGCAATGCCATATCAGATAACAGACCTTAGTTCTATTTCAATGACCTTTTATAGAATGGACAAAAGCTATTATAAGCTATTAGAAGAAATACCGGAAGAAGTTTTTGAGGTAGCGGCCATGATTGTGAAGAAGGCGCAGATTACTTTGAACTGTAATCTCAATCCGAACCTTTTGCCGGGACTTGCTGACCATATTAATTTTGCATTGACGAGACTAAAGAAATTCAAGAAGATGAAGATGTTATTCTCTTATGACGTGGAGCAGTTGTATCCCACAGAGACATCACTGGGTAGATATGCAGTGAAGCTAATTCAAAAAAAGCTTTTAGTAAAATTGCCGGAAAGCGAGATAACGAACATTGCAATGCACTTTGTGAATGCAGAAGAAGAGAATATCAATCAACCATCAAAATTTGATGTCGAGTCATTAATTGAAGTTATAACAAAAGAAATTGAACAAAGGTTTGAGGTGTCAATTGACCGAAAGGGGTTTAACTACAACCGTTTTATAATGCACTTAAGATATTATTTAAAACGACTTGAAGAGAAACGGCAGTTTGTAGATGATAATGGCGTGCTTTTTGAAGCTATGAAAGAAGAGAATCCCCTGATTTATGAATGTGCAATCGGTGTGAGTTCGATTATTGAAGAAAAGCTCCATGCCCAAACTACACAGGATGAAACTTTATATCTGATGATACACATCAGTCGAATTATAAAGAATAATACAATAACATAA
- a CDS encoding PTS transporter subunit EIIC, with the protein MAKVEKYEELATKVLELVGGKDNITYFGHCMTRLRFNVKDTSIVNLAEIQKTTGVIGAQWSNEQLQIIIGQSVGDAYKLICSKTGMTAEKSLDENLDDKKKKFGISTILDGISGSLMPLIPALIGAGMLKVIIILGELIGFLTPDMPTYAVLSFAADAGFYFLPVFLGATAASKFKTNMGLGMLLGAILIHPTLIGNVAAGVGMSVFSIPVYGTTYANTIFPIIMAVFVMSYVEKFFRKISHDSVKAIVVPLGTILVMLPLTLCLIGPAGAFLGTYLAKGIMWLYNTTGFFGVAILAAVYPLLVITGMHGALVPYMFQSFATFAYEPIVCVAGVLANINQGAASAAVAIKCKDKKTKSTAFSSAVTAVVGGVTEPAMFGINLRLKKPLYAAMIGNFCGAAFAGFMKVYAYAFAGSAGIFGVAGFIGPTNMNVIYMVISVIIGFIVTFITTLILYKGESIY; encoded by the coding sequence ATGGCTAAAGTAGAAAAATATGAAGAGCTTGCAACGAAAGTGCTGGAACTGGTGGGTGGTAAAGATAATATTACCTATTTCGGTCACTGTATGACAAGATTAAGATTTAACGTAAAGGATACAAGCATTGTCAACTTAGCTGAGATTCAGAAAACTACCGGTGTCATTGGAGCGCAATGGTCCAATGAACAACTACAGATTATTATAGGACAATCCGTGGGGGATGCCTATAAGCTAATTTGTTCTAAAACTGGAATGACTGCTGAAAAGAGCTTAGATGAGAACTTGGATGATAAGAAGAAAAAGTTTGGTATTAGTACTATTTTGGATGGTATTTCGGGGAGTTTAATGCCATTAATACCTGCATTAATCGGTGCGGGTATGCTAAAAGTTATAATTATACTGGGTGAGTTGATTGGATTCTTAACTCCGGATATGCCAACCTATGCAGTATTGTCATTTGCAGCGGATGCAGGATTTTATTTCTTACCGGTATTTTTAGGTGCAACTGCTGCCAGTAAATTTAAAACAAATATGGGACTGGGAATGTTGCTAGGAGCAATCTTAATACATCCAACATTGATAGGAAATGTTGCGGCAGGCGTAGGAATGTCGGTTTTTAGTATACCTGTTTATGGTACCACTTATGCAAATACAATTTTCCCGATTATTATGGCTGTTTTTGTAATGTCTTATGTTGAGAAATTTTTCAGAAAAATCTCACATGATTCAGTGAAAGCAATCGTTGTACCACTAGGAACTATCTTAGTAATGCTTCCCCTAACATTATGTCTGATTGGACCTGCAGGTGCTTTTTTAGGGACTTACTTAGCAAAAGGAATTATGTGGTTATATAATACAACCGGTTTCTTCGGTGTTGCAATTCTGGCAGCAGTATACCCTCTTTTAGTAATCACAGGTATGCACGGAGCATTAGTGCCTTACATGTTCCAATCCTTTGCAACCTTTGCATATGAGCCTATCGTTTGTGTTGCAGGTGTTCTTGCAAATATTAATCAGGGAGCAGCATCAGCAGCAGTAGCAATAAAGTGTAAAGATAAAAAGACGAAATCAACAGCATTTTCAAGTGCAGTTACAGCAGTTGTGGGTGGAGTAACAGAACCTGCAATGTTTGGTATTAATCTTCGATTAAAAAAACCTTTATATGCGGCAATGATTGGTAATTTCTGCGGAGCTGCATTTGCAGGATTCATGAAGGTATATGCCTATGCATTTGCAGGAAGTGCCGGTATTTTCGGAGTTGCAGGATTCATTGGACCTACAAATATGAATGTTATTTATATGGTTATAAGTGTTATTATCGGATTTATAGTAACTTTTATTACTACATTAATTCTATATAAAGGCGAAAGCATATATTAA
- a CDS encoding glycoside hydrolase family 1 protein — MSFPKGFLWGGATAANQFEGGWNEDGKGDSVCDHMTGGSVNTHRYFTNTIQEGTYYPSHEGIDFYHRYKEDIALFAEMGFRVFRMSVNWTRIFPGGDEVTPNQKGLDFYKSVFEECKKYGIEPLVTISHYELPYHLMDKYDGWLNRKCIDFYLHYCNTLFEEYKDLVKYWLTFNEINCLTMSIGDILSGGFKCEDGPAQVLGLPDTQEQLAKRYQALHHQFIASAKAVKLGHEINPEFKIGCMVAGGCIYPYTCNPEDVLLAQKDMRMNYFCGDVQVRGEYPHFTERMFEEFGITIKMEAEDSDILKSGKVDFYSLSYYMSTCSTADEEALKTSGNVVMGVKNPYLKSSDWGWQIDPKGLRYLLNDLYGRYQIPIMVVENGLGAIDKLEADGTIHDDYRIDYLREHIKQMDEAIRDGVDLIGFTPWGCIDLVSASTGEMKKRYGFIYVDKDNEGNGTLNRLRKDSFYWYKKVIESNGNNLA; from the coding sequence ATGAGTTTTCCAAAGGGTTTTCTATGGGGAGGAGCTACGGCTGCGAACCAGTTTGAAGGTGGATGGAATGAAGATGGGAAAGGTGATAGTGTCTGCGATCATATGACAGGCGGTTCAGTTAATACCCATCGTTATTTTACGAATACCATACAAGAAGGCACATATTACCCATCCCACGAAGGGATAGACTTTTACCATAGATACAAGGAAGATATTGCATTATTTGCTGAGATGGGATTCCGAGTATTTCGTATGTCTGTTAATTGGACACGGATATTTCCCGGTGGAGATGAGGTTACACCGAATCAAAAGGGACTTGACTTTTATAAATCAGTTTTTGAAGAATGCAAAAAGTATGGAATTGAGCCATTAGTAACTATTTCCCATTATGAATTACCGTATCACCTAATGGATAAATACGATGGATGGCTGAATCGTAAGTGTATTGATTTTTACCTGCACTATTGCAACACATTGTTTGAGGAATATAAGGACTTAGTTAAATACTGGCTTACATTTAATGAAATCAATTGTTTGACAATGAGTATAGGTGACATATTGTCAGGAGGCTTTAAGTGTGAGGATGGCCCGGCGCAGGTATTGGGACTTCCGGATACACAAGAACAGCTGGCAAAAAGATATCAGGCCTTGCACCATCAGTTTATTGCCAGTGCCAAAGCAGTTAAATTAGGGCATGAAATTAATCCGGAATTTAAAATTGGCTGTATGGTTGCCGGAGGTTGTATCTATCCATATACTTGTAATCCAGAGGATGTTCTCCTGGCGCAAAAGGATATGAGAATGAATTATTTCTGTGGAGATGTACAAGTTCGAGGAGAATATCCACACTTTACGGAGAGAATGTTTGAAGAGTTTGGCATTACAATTAAGATGGAAGCTGAAGACTCTGATATACTAAAAAGTGGTAAGGTGGATTTCTATAGCCTTAGCTATTATATGAGTACTTGCAGTACTGCTGACGAGGAAGCCTTAAAAACTTCCGGTAATGTTGTAATGGGTGTAAAAAATCCGTATTTAAAATCAAGCGACTGGGGTTGGCAGATTGACCCGAAAGGATTACGATATCTATTAAATGATTTGTATGGCAGATATCAGATTCCTATTATGGTTGTTGAGAATGGCTTAGGTGCTATTGACAAATTGGAAGCAGACGGAACCATACATGATGACTATAGAATTGATTATTTACGTGAACACATAAAACAAATGGATGAAGCAATTCGCGATGGGGTGGATTTAATTGGATTTACGCCTTGGGGCTGCATTGATTTGGTAAGTGCCTCAACTGGAGAGATGAAAAAAAGATATGGATTTATTTATGTAGATAAAGATAATGAGGGAAATGGAACGTTAAATAGATTGCGTAAGGATTCATTTTATTGGTATAAAAAAGTAATAGAGTCAAATGGTAATAACCTTGCTTAA
- a CDS encoding PTS sugar transporter subunit IIA: MGLLDKLKRRINNSECIYVPITGEVIALKNIADGVFSEGILGQGVGIIPAEGVVYAPFDGTIVQIADTKHAIGLKSNHGAEVLIHVGLDTVEMKGRGFEQQVKVGDTVKNGQQIMTFSISEIQEAGFPITTAIVITNSDDFSSVEVMGEGTKQKLEKLIQIS; the protein is encoded by the coding sequence ATGGGATTATTAGATAAATTAAAAAGAAGGATAAATAATAGTGAATGTATATATGTGCCGATTACCGGTGAAGTGATTGCATTAAAGAACATTGCGGATGGTGTATTTTCAGAGGGCATCCTTGGACAAGGGGTGGGAATTATTCCGGCAGAGGGTGTTGTATATGCTCCATTTGACGGAACCATTGTTCAGATAGCAGACACAAAGCATGCCATTGGATTAAAAAGTAATCATGGTGCAGAGGTGCTCATACACGTAGGTTTAGATACGGTAGAAATGAAAGGAAGAGGATTTGAGCAACAAGTAAAAGTTGGTGATACTGTAAAAAATGGACAGCAAATCATGACTTTCTCCATAAGTGAAATTCAAGAAGCTGGTTTTCCAATTACTACGGCTATTGTTATTACGAATTCAGATGATTTTAGTTCTGTAGAAGTTATGGGAGAAGGAACTAAGCAAAAGTTAGAGAAATTGATTCAAATTTCATAA
- a CDS encoding ABC transporter permease codes for MSLIFSRTVMKDLTGEIRTTAMTGLYISISLILPMSILLIGYSVTYAQELEKDIPLRMQLFGFKQSTMLAAKLIAYFIFLTGAFLVYTIIDCMVLDIKMPTLFAVICYIITLYLLGIIFFILSHSIAGIFKKFGPTYALTMTLYFGFMMLSGLMGVQLENLPKVMQSIAYTLPMTYVSRDYIDFWQGGSYNFAPVIQSFLFLGAVSGILLMYSMKRNSRVKK; via the coding sequence ATGTCCCTTATCTTCTCCCGTACCGTTATGAAAGACTTAACCGGAGAAATTCGGACAACCGCTATGACCGGTTTATACATCAGCATTAGTTTAATCCTTCCTATGTCAATTCTCCTAATCGGCTACAGCGTAACCTATGCCCAGGAGCTAGAAAAGGATATCCCCCTGCGTATGCAGTTATTCGGCTTTAAGCAAAGCACTATGCTAGCTGCAAAGTTAATTGCGTATTTTATATTTTTGACCGGTGCTTTTCTAGTGTATACAATTATTGATTGTATGGTACTGGATATTAAGATGCCTACCTTATTTGCTGTCATATGCTACATAATAACTCTATATCTGTTAGGTATTATTTTCTTTATTCTGTCCCATAGCATTGCAGGAATTTTTAAGAAATTTGGTCCTACCTATGCCCTAACCATGACTCTCTATTTCGGCTTTATGATGTTAAGCGGTCTTATGGGCGTACAGCTCGAAAATCTTCCAAAGGTAATGCAGTCCATCGCCTATACCCTTCCCATGACCTACGTTAGCAGGGATTATATTGATTTTTGGCAAGGAGGAAGCTATAATTTTGCACCAGTTATACAGTCCTTTTTATTTCTGGGCGCGGTTTCCGGTATTCTATTAATGTACAGCATGAAACGAAACAGCCGTGTGAAAAAGTAA
- a CDS encoding sensor histidine kinase, producing MKNLPFSVTLDTNHAPEYEWESFSKNHMISDTFYISEARIVQGESRYTTYFALTITDNSIVATIMSVTTPDMKDIMPVVLQSLPMIAAVVALFVLLLSQIFSKWIITPIIRLSRHTESAKLSVNMNIVPINLGGNDEITSLSRNLNELYEKLRKNYKDLEDNNVTLSLENERQEVFLRAFSHQLKPPISAALLLVQSMYEEVGKYKDTKFYLPKVKDQLISMQKIVEDIIYLSHRSENTRMEEQNLDDIVTTSLKELDIPITEKSLYLDIEGITGTITTDAEMMKMIIDNLLNNAVFHTPDNGHIHIIQSVKKLQIINYGTSIPEKLLPHIFEPFVTSNNRQKGHGLGLYIVRYYAQCLKCEVSVHNINHGVEAVVVWK from the coding sequence GTGAAGAATCTTCCATTTAGCGTTACCTTGGATACGAATCATGCTCCTGAGTATGAATGGGAATCTTTTTCAAAAAACCATATGATATCAGATACCTTCTACATCTCGGAAGCAAGAATCGTACAAGGGGAAAGCAGATATACTACTTATTTCGCCTTAACCATAACTGACAACAGTATTGTAGCTACCATTATGTCCGTAACCACACCGGATATGAAGGATATTATGCCTGTTGTCTTACAGAGCCTTCCAATGATTGCGGCAGTTGTAGCACTCTTCGTTCTCCTGCTCTCTCAAATTTTTTCCAAATGGATTATTACACCCATCATCAGACTTTCAAGGCATACAGAAAGTGCAAAACTAAGTGTGAATATGAATATCGTACCAATTAACTTAGGAGGTAATGATGAAATTACAAGCCTTAGTAGAAATCTAAATGAATTGTATGAGAAATTACGAAAAAATTATAAAGACTTAGAAGATAATAATGTTACCCTGTCTCTGGAAAATGAAAGGCAGGAGGTATTTTTACGAGCCTTTTCCCACCAGCTAAAGCCCCCCATCTCTGCTGCTCTTTTGCTGGTTCAGAGCATGTATGAGGAAGTCGGAAAATATAAAGATACAAAGTTCTATCTGCCAAAGGTAAAAGACCAGCTAATATCAATGCAGAAAATAGTGGAAGATATTATCTATCTAAGTCACCGTTCGGAAAATACACGTATGGAAGAACAAAATCTGGATGATATAGTAACGACAAGCCTAAAAGAATTAGATATTCCCATAACAGAAAAATCTCTCTATCTGGATATAGAAGGAATTACCGGAACTATAACGACTGATGCTGAGATGATGAAAATGATTATAGATAATCTGCTGAACAATGCTGTATTCCATACACCGGATAACGGTCATATTCATATCATCCAATCCGTTAAAAAGCTTCAAATTATAAACTATGGGACATCCATTCCTGAGAAGCTCCTGCCCCACATCTTCGAACCTTTTGTCACAAGTAATAACAGACAGAAGGGGCATGGGCTGGGACTGTATATTGTAAGGTATTATGCTCAATGCTTAAAATGTGAGGTTTCCGTTCATAACATAAACCATGGCGTGGAGGCTGTAGTGGTCTGGAAGTAA
- a CDS encoding glycoside hydrolase family 11 protein — translation MRKLNKKVLALFLAMAMSFTGMFAGTAYAATDYWQNWTDGGGTVNATNGSGGNYSVSWTNCGNFVTGKGWNAGTASRVVNYNAGAFSPSGNGYLTFYGWTRNSLIEYYVVDSWGTYRPTGTHKGTVYSDGANYDIYTTMRYNAPSIDGTQTFQQFWSVRQSKRATGSNVQINFSNHVNAWRSKGMNLGSSWSYQALCVEGYQSSGYANVTVW, via the coding sequence ATGAGGAAGTTAAATAAGAAGGTATTGGCGTTATTTTTAGCAATGGCAATGAGTTTTACCGGTATGTTTGCAGGAACTGCATATGCGGCTACGGATTATTGGCAGAATTGGACGGATGGCGGTGGCACAGTAAATGCTACCAATGGTTCTGGCGGCAATTACAGCGTTAGTTGGACAAACTGTGGTAACTTCGTTACGGGGAAAGGGTGGAATGCCGGTACTGCTTCTAGAGTCGTTAACTATAATGCAGGTGCATTTTCGCCGTCTGGAAATGGATATTTGACGTTCTATGGATGGACAAGAAATTCTCTAATAGAATACTACGTGGTTGACAGCTGGGGTACTTATAGACCGACCGGAACACACAAAGGTACAGTGTATAGTGATGGAGCTAACTATGACATTTATACAACAATGCGCTACAATGCACCGTCAATAGATGGTACTCAGACATTTCAGCAGTTTTGGAGTGTGAGACAGTCCAAAAGGGCTACTGGAAGCAATGTCCAAATTAATTTTAGCAATCATGTTAATGCATGGAGAAGCAAAGGCATGAATTTGGGGAGCAGCTGGTCCTATCAAGCATTGTGTGTAGAAGGCTATCAGAGCAGTGGTTATGCCAATGTAACGGTTTGGTAA
- a CDS encoding formylglycine-generating enzyme family protein, with amino-acid sequence MEKRIIVLLVLMIVMVTAWGCDGEKQESFVLIKGGTFVNTNSNYFNETVTISDFYMGKYEVSQKEWAEVMDNNPSGFKGDNLPVEMVSWYDSIAYCNKRSVKEGLSPYYTIDTEKEDTDNKSEYDTLKWIITINEGANGYRLPTEEEWEYAAGGGQMSKSYTYSGSNNGETVAWYFRNAGKEYLSGDWNWSLLEGNKNKTNPVGTKKPNELGIYDMSGNVREWCFNWYEDSEIEKGFFRVWKGGGWIGDIVSCEVSYRGKFEASGTGPDQGFRVCRNK; translated from the coding sequence ATGGAAAAACGAATAATTGTACTGTTAGTTTTAATGATTGTAATGGTGACTGCTTGGGGATGTGATGGAGAAAAGCAGGAGAGCTTTGTACTGATTAAAGGCGGCACTTTTGTAAATACCAACTCAAACTATTTTAATGAGACAGTAACAATATCTGACTTTTATATGGGTAAATATGAAGTTAGCCAGAAGGAGTGGGCCGAAGTAATGGATAACAATCCTTCAGGATTTAAAGGAGACAATCTGCCGGTCGAAATGGTGAGCTGGTATGACAGCATCGCATATTGCAATAAAAGAAGTGTAAAGGAAGGATTATCTCCCTATTATACTATAGATACAGAGAAGGAAGATACAGATAATAAAAGTGAGTATGATACATTAAAATGGATAATAACTATCAATGAGGGGGCCAATGGTTACCGCTTGCCGACAGAAGAAGAGTGGGAATATGCTGCCGGTGGTGGACAGATGAGTAAAAGTTATACATATAGTGGAAGTAATAATGGAGAGACGGTAGCGTGGTATTTTAGGAACGCCGGTAAGGAATACTTATCAGGCGACTGGAACTGGTCTCTCCTTGAGGGAAACAAGAATAAAACCAATCCCGTTGGGACGAAAAAGCCAAATGAGCTGGGAATTTATGATATGTCGGGAAATGTAAGGGAGTGGTGTTTTAACTGGTATGAAGATAGTGAAATTGAGAAAGGATTTTTCCGGGTATGGAAGGGTGGCGGTTGGATTGGAGATATTGTAAGTTGTGAAGTGTCTTATCGGGGTAAGTTCGAAGCCAGTGGAACAGGACCTGATCAGGGATTTCGTGTGTGCCGTAATAAATAA
- a CDS encoding LacI family DNA-binding transcriptional regulator: protein MAVTIRQIAEISGVSRGTVDRVLNNRGRVNPATEKLVRKVADELGYQPNVAGKALAAIKKNFIIGIILSSEGNAFFDDVIAGIRQAEKEAASYGIQVVLKTMKGYDASVQLSLIRELKANIHTLILQPINDESVVQEINSLSEQDIPVITLNNDIHNSRRLCYVGSDYFKSGETACGCLGLLTRGKANIGIVTGSVKILGHNQRILGFNSILERKYMDFYVADIIETNDDDQQGYTQTLKMLENHPEINALYIVAAGAVGVCKAVTELGKEMAIDIVACDTTPAVKELIQQGLIKATICQQPYVQGYQSLTLAVEFLIHGAIPKQEYYIINSEIKIPENL from the coding sequence ATGGCTGTGACAATTCGGCAAATTGCAGAAATAAGTGGTGTTTCCAGAGGTACCGTAGACAGAGTACTAAATAACCGGGGACGGGTAAACCCTGCAACAGAAAAATTAGTTCGTAAGGTTGCTGACGAACTTGGTTACCAACCCAATGTGGCAGGAAAAGCTCTGGCCGCCATTAAGAAAAACTTTATTATTGGTATCATACTATCCTCTGAAGGAAATGCATTCTTTGATGATGTCATAGCAGGAATAAGACAGGCCGAAAAAGAAGCTGCAAGTTATGGGATTCAAGTAGTTCTTAAAACTATGAAGGGCTATGATGCATCCGTTCAGCTTTCCTTAATACGAGAACTAAAAGCCAACATTCATACTCTAATTCTACAGCCTATTAATGACGAAAGTGTTGTACAGGAAATAAATTCTTTATCAGAGCAGGATATACCCGTTATTACTCTAAATAACGATATTCATAACAGCCGCCGCCTCTGTTATGTAGGCAGTGATTACTTTAAAAGTGGTGAGACTGCCTGTGGCTGCCTGGGGTTACTAACCAGAGGTAAAGCCAATATAGGCATTGTTACGGGTTCTGTTAAAATACTTGGGCACAACCAAAGAATACTTGGTTTTAACAGCATTCTGGAAAGAAAATATATGGATTTTTATGTAGCTGATATTATCGAAACAAATGATGATGACCAGCAAGGTTATACCCAAACTTTAAAAATGTTAGAAAATCATCCGGAGATTAATGCGTTATATATTGTTGCAGCAGGTGCTGTAGGTGTCTGCAAGGCAGTCACCGAGCTGGGAAAGGAGATGGCTATAGATATAGTTGCTTGTGATACCACGCCCGCAGTCAAAGAATTGATACAACAAGGGCTTATTAAAGCTACCATCTGCCAGCAGCCTTATGTACAAGGTTACCAGTCTCTAACCCTTGCTGTAGAATTTTTAATTCACGGAGCTATTCCAAAACAAGAATATTATATTATTAACAGTGAAATTAAAATACCGGAAAATTTATAA
- a CDS encoding L-fucose/L-arabinose isomerase family protein — MVNIPVVKLGIAAVSRDCFPMTLSESRRKAVVKEYQEKYGEIYECPTCIESEVDMRKALAELKEAGCNALVVYLGNFGPETAETLLAKEFNGPVMYVAAAEETGDNLVGGRGDAYCGMLNASYNLKLREIKAYIPEYPVGDASDCAAMIYDFVPMARTIIGLQNLKIIGFGPRPQDFLACNAPIKPLYSLGVEIEENSELDLFEAYKKHDGDPRIPEVVKSMEEELGKGNKKPEILAKLAQYELTLLDWVEAHKGSREYVAIAGKCWPAFQTQFGFVPCYVNSRLTAMGIPVSCEVDIYGALSEFIGTCVSLDTVTLLDINNTVPKDMYEEDIKGKFNYNFTDTFMGFHCGNTAVDKLSFCEMKYQMIMARNLPEEVTQGTLEGDIIPGDITFFRLQSTADAKLRAYVAEGEVLPVKTKSFGAIGIFAINEMGRFYRHVLIEKNYPHHGAVAFGHYGKLIFEVLKYLGVEDIGFNQPKGMLYKNENPYA; from the coding sequence ATGGTTAATATACCTGTAGTCAAATTAGGAATCGCAGCTGTATCCAGAGACTGTTTTCCAATGACATTATCAGAATCAAGAAGAAAAGCCGTTGTAAAAGAATATCAGGAGAAATACGGAGAAATCTATGAATGTCCAACCTGCATCGAAAGTGAGGTGGATATGAGAAAGGCTTTAGCAGAACTAAAAGAAGCCGGTTGTAATGCACTGGTAGTATATCTTGGAAATTTTGGTCCTGAAACAGCAGAAACCTTGTTAGCTAAGGAATTTAATGGTCCGGTTATGTATGTAGCTGCTGCGGAGGAAACTGGTGATAACTTAGTGGGAGGCCGTGGCGATGCTTACTGTGGAATGTTAAATGCCAGCTATAATTTAAAGCTTAGGGAAATCAAGGCTTACATACCAGAATATCCCGTTGGGGATGCCAGCGATTGTGCTGCCATGATTTATGATTTTGTTCCAATGGCGAGAACTATCATAGGATTACAGAACTTAAAGATTATCGGCTTTGGACCAAGACCCCAGGATTTCCTTGCTTGTAACGCACCTATTAAGCCCCTTTACAGCCTCGGTGTAGAAATTGAGGAGAACTCAGAGCTGGATTTATTCGAAGCATACAAAAAACATGACGGCGACCCCAGAATTCCTGAGGTTGTAAAAAGCATGGAAGAAGAACTTGGAAAGGGTAATAAAAAACCTGAAATCCTAGCTAAGCTTGCACAATATGAACTCACCTTATTAGACTGGGTAGAAGCTCATAAAGGTTCCAGAGAATACGTTGCTATCGCGGGAAAATGCTGGCCTGCTTTCCAAACTCAGTTTGGATTTGTTCCCTGTTACGTAAACAGCCGATTAACTGCCATGGGAATTCCGGTATCCTGTGAAGTGGATATATACGGAGCCTTAAGTGAATTTATCGGTACTTGCGTAAGCCTTGATACGGTAACCTTATTAGATATTAATAACACTGTTCCAAAGGATATGTATGAAGAAGATATTAAGGGAAAATTCAATTATAACTTTACCGATACCTTTATGGGCTTCCACTGTGGTAATACTGCTGTAGATAAACTTTCCTTCTGTGAAATGAAATACCAGATGATTATGGCAAGAAACCTTCCCGAAGAAGTAACCCAGGGAACCCTGGAAGGAGACATTATTCCTGGGGATATCACCTTCTTCCGTCTTCAAAGCACAGCAGATGCAAAACTACGTGCTTATGTAGCTGAGGGTGAAGTACTGCCGGTTAAAACCAAATCCTTTGGTGCGATTGGTATCTTTGCTATTAACGAGATGGGCAGATTCTACCGTCATGTACTGATTGAGAAAAATTATCCTCACCATGGTGCAGTAGCCTTTGGTCACTACGGCAAGTTGATATTCGAAGTACTCAAATATCTTGGGGTAGAGGATATCGGTTTCAATCAACCTAAAGGAATGCTTTATAAAAATGAAAACCCTTACGCATAA